The Exiguobacterium aurantiacum DSM 6208 genome includes a window with the following:
- the rnr gene encoding ribonuclease R — translation MNLRDQLLEIIQSSDKALTVDQLTERLALESTDAFKELIRTLNELEAEGLIGRTRTNRYGTLAVLGQAAGIISIHQRGFGFLSVDGEKEDVFLPPDQLKDVYHGDTILVKKREDNRGKTEGVLLKVLKRGLSEFVGTYTLPSGRLDQFAFIEPDDKRINFWPVVNPGNSLGAVDGHKVVVRITKYPDGRFAGACDVVRIIGHKNDPGVDILSIVYKHGIPTEFPEDVIEQANAVPDEADEKDFIGRVDLRNETIFTIDGEDAKDLDDAVHVKKLNNGNYELGVHIADVSHYVREGSPLDIEAFERGTSVYLVDRVIPMLPHRLSNGICSLNPHVNRLTLSCVMEISPQNGKVVSHELFPSVIKTTERMTYTNVREIIERDDEETLKRYEPYIGEFDLMAELAEVLRKRRGSRGAINFDFAEAKVVVDDEGKPADIVLRPRSVAEKLIEEFMLAANETVAEHFHKMDVPFIYRVHDNPKSDKLDFFFDFVANFGVHIERFKGQTVEPKTLQKILKAIEGEPEEAVISTIMLRSMQQAKYDDVSLGHFGLATDFYTHFTSPIRRYPDLIVHRLMRTYAFNQDLSEKTIAKYEDRLGPIAEQASKRERRSVDAERETQALKKAEYMESRIGEEFDGVVSGVTNFGMFIELPNTIEGLVRLQSMDDYYHFDESQLMLLGERTKRQFRIGDSVRVKVDAVNLDERTIDFTIVGMPKREQSRRRQPTTIKATEGRPKKDDKRGGRGRDDKRPKRGKPGKPGSKPGKPAAKPGEKPKDKPSQGRSALDLKKKDKQKRTGDAKRGAKKRR, via the coding sequence TTGAATTTACGTGACCAACTATTAGAAATCATACAGTCGAGCGACAAAGCGCTCACTGTCGACCAATTGACCGAGCGATTAGCGCTCGAGTCGACGGATGCCTTTAAAGAGCTCATCCGTACATTGAACGAACTAGAAGCGGAAGGCTTGATCGGCCGGACGCGGACGAACCGTTACGGGACGCTCGCCGTGCTCGGCCAAGCTGCCGGGATCATCTCGATCCATCAGCGCGGCTTCGGCTTCTTATCGGTCGATGGCGAGAAAGAAGATGTGTTCTTGCCACCGGACCAATTGAAAGACGTCTATCACGGCGACACGATCCTCGTCAAAAAACGCGAGGACAACCGTGGCAAGACCGAAGGCGTCCTGCTCAAAGTATTGAAGCGGGGCTTGTCTGAATTCGTCGGGACGTATACGCTCCCGAGCGGTCGTCTCGACCAGTTCGCCTTCATCGAGCCGGACGACAAGCGCATCAACTTCTGGCCGGTCGTCAACCCGGGCAACTCGCTCGGTGCCGTCGATGGCCATAAAGTCGTCGTCCGCATCACGAAGTATCCCGACGGACGCTTCGCCGGTGCGTGTGACGTCGTCCGCATCATCGGACATAAAAACGACCCGGGCGTCGACATCTTGTCGATCGTCTACAAGCACGGGATCCCGACCGAGTTCCCAGAGGACGTCATCGAGCAGGCGAACGCCGTGCCGGACGAGGCGGACGAGAAAGACTTCATCGGCCGCGTCGACCTTCGTAATGAGACGATCTTCACGATCGATGGCGAAGACGCGAAAGACTTGGACGATGCCGTCCACGTCAAGAAGCTGAACAACGGCAACTATGAGCTCGGCGTCCATATCGCCGACGTCTCGCATTACGTGCGGGAAGGCTCGCCACTCGATATCGAGGCGTTCGAGCGCGGGACGAGTGTGTATCTCGTCGACCGTGTCATCCCGATGTTGCCGCACCGTCTCTCGAACGGGATCTGTTCTCTCAACCCGCACGTCAACCGCTTGACGCTAAGCTGTGTCATGGAGATTTCCCCGCAAAACGGGAAAGTCGTTAGCCATGAACTGTTCCCGAGTGTCATCAAGACGACGGAACGGATGACGTACACGAACGTCCGTGAGATCATCGAGCGCGATGACGAAGAGACGCTCAAGCGCTACGAACCGTATATCGGAGAGTTCGACTTGATGGCGGAACTCGCCGAGGTGCTCCGCAAGCGCCGCGGTTCGCGCGGTGCGATCAACTTCGACTTCGCCGAGGCGAAAGTCGTCGTCGACGACGAAGGCAAACCGGCCGACATCGTCCTCCGTCCGCGTTCGGTCGCCGAGAAGTTGATCGAGGAGTTCATGCTCGCAGCGAACGAGACGGTCGCGGAACATTTCCACAAGATGGACGTCCCGTTCATCTACCGTGTCCACGACAATCCGAAGTCGGATAAGCTCGACTTCTTCTTCGACTTCGTCGCCAACTTCGGTGTGCATATCGAACGGTTCAAAGGCCAGACGGTCGAACCGAAGACGCTGCAAAAGATTTTGAAAGCGATCGAAGGGGAGCCGGAAGAAGCGGTCATCAGCACGATCATGCTCCGCTCGATGCAACAGGCGAAGTACGACGACGTCTCCCTCGGCCACTTCGGTCTCGCGACGGACTTCTATACGCACTTCACGTCACCGATTCGTCGTTACCCGGACTTGATCGTCCACCGTCTCATGCGGACGTACGCGTTCAATCAAGACTTGTCAGAGAAGACGATCGCGAAGTACGAGGACCGTCTCGGCCCGATCGCCGAACAAGCGTCGAAACGTGAGCGTCGTTCGGTCGATGCCGAGCGTGAGACACAAGCGCTCAAGAAAGCCGAGTATATGGAATCACGTATCGGTGAAGAGTTCGATGGTGTCGTCAGCGGCGTCACGAACTTCGGGATGTTCATCGAGCTCCCGAACACGATCGAAGGGCTCGTTCGTCTCCAATCGATGGATGACTATTACCACTTCGACGAGTCGCAACTCATGCTCCTCGGCGAACGGACGAAACGTCAGTTCCGTATCGGGGACTCGGTGCGCGTCAAAGTCGACGCCGTCAACCTTGACGAGCGGACGATCGACTTCACGATCGTCGGCATGCCGAAGCGTGAACAGTCGCGCCGTCGTCAACCGACGACGATCAAAGCGACGGAAGGCCGTCCAAAGAAAGACGATAAGCGCGGGGGCCGTGGCCGTGACGATAAACGTCCGAAGCGCGGCAAGCCAGGGAAACCGGGCAGTAAACCCGGCAAACCAGCAGCCAAGCCAGGTGAGAAGCCGAAGGACAAGCCGTCACAAGGCCGTTCGGCACTCGACTTAAAGAAGAAAGATAAACAAAAACGAACAGGCGACGCGAAACGCGGAGCGAAAAAGCGTCGTTAA
- the smpB gene encoding SsrA-binding protein SmpB, whose product MAKKKDSNVLAQNRKASFDYAIEDTIEAGMVLTGTEIKSVRQSKINIADAYVRFDGGEATLHNCHISPFEQGNRFNHEPLRVRKLLLHKKQINQLIGAQGRDGYTIIPLKVYIKNGFAKCLLGIGRGKKKYDKRDDLKKKDAKRDVDRALRDRQKY is encoded by the coding sequence ATGGCCAAGAAGAAAGATTCGAACGTGCTCGCCCAAAACCGAAAAGCGTCATTCGATTACGCGATCGAGGACACGATTGAGGCCGGCATGGTGTTGACGGGTACCGAGATCAAATCGGTGCGCCAGTCAAAGATCAATATCGCTGACGCCTACGTCCGTTTTGACGGCGGCGAGGCGACGCTTCATAACTGTCACATCAGCCCGTTCGAGCAAGGGAACCGGTTCAACCACGAGCCGCTCCGTGTTCGAAAGCTATTGTTGCATAAGAAGCAGATTAACCAACTCATCGGTGCACAAGGCCGGGACGGTTACACGATCATCCCGCTCAAAGTGTATATTAAAAACGGATTCGCGAAATGTCTCCTCGGGATCGGCCGCGGGAAGAAGAAGTATGACAAACGCGACGACTTGAAGAAAAAAGACGCGAAGCGCGACGTCGACCGTGCACTCCGGGACCGGCAAAAATACTGA
- a CDS encoding DUF6904 family protein gives MLVASHTPNMTGVLLSGEPDDFRALYESLHKLVGNVDPDIEDGSILRILGFCYDVRHTFMGHRNATFAEHGFDEEHLAFLSLVGPKQNLYLSFETFWPEILYIVFSLETCIKDYQKSSKATNWDPHITQARILQSAITKLVAETVTSRQFASFQKWITENSVNRIIYMQYIDYLNSKWNDLDIEKRQKNFNIFAKRTCQLTSDYDRQKRLVIEAAIEHRCLPSEIHYPSEFYNHVEW, from the coding sequence ATGTTAGTGGCATCACACACACCTAATATGACGGGTGTTTTACTTTCGGGAGAACCAGACGATTTTCGAGCGTTATACGAGTCTTTACATAAGCTAGTTGGTAATGTGGATCCAGATATAGAGGATGGATCGATACTTCGGATTTTAGGTTTTTGCTACGACGTTAGACACACGTTTATGGGTCACCGTAATGCGACCTTTGCAGAACACGGATTTGATGAGGAGCATTTGGCTTTTTTATCGCTTGTCGGTCCGAAACAAAATTTATATCTTTCATTTGAAACGTTTTGGCCAGAGATTCTTTATATCGTCTTCTCATTAGAAACATGTATTAAGGATTATCAGAAATCTTCAAAGGCCACTAATTGGGATCCGCATATTACACAGGCACGCATCTTACAATCCGCAATCACTAAGCTAGTGGCAGAAACGGTTACTTCAAGACAATTCGCAAGTTTTCAAAAATGGATTACTGAAAATAGTGTCAATCGTATTATCTATATGCAATATATTGATTACTTGAACAGTAAGTGGAACGATTTAGATATAGAGAAGCGTCAAAAGAATTTCAATATTTTTGCGAAACGCACCTGTCAGCTGACATCAGATTATGACCGCCAAAAAAGGCTCGTGATCGAAGCGGCAATCGAACATCGGTGTCTACCTTCAGAAATTCATTACCCATCTGAATTTTATAATCACGTGGAATGGTGA
- a CDS encoding HNH endonuclease signature motif containing protein, whose protein sequence is MGWELGVAEAKSEYLTETDLWRHTQQFLMNATHTTTYKHMLMKALLECTIELSDSGVLTFNQISRHVTKMYWSLIVTNGLRQVNQIGKLSSIEKTMLTFQATHEIPSTWNFDRLPVQQQQQLIRNVNQFYKKYVYGSFYASFEGTVYSFNRKEEWVKLVPGYIVFFEKYKRVLMNVTNYQLAVFLEKYNTREAMERILNKIEFVSARQSLNEFKQILLSHGHPICFYCMRPLKQIHVDHFIPWSYIQNDVLWNFVLACPTCNTSKNNRMAKVDYLYALVERNDDLRVAERMETYKETKLIHLYNYAVQNGFEANWAPKT, encoded by the coding sequence ATGGGTTGGGAGTTAGGCGTCGCTGAAGCGAAAAGCGAGTACTTAACAGAAACAGATTTGTGGCGTCACACACAACAGTTTCTCATGAACGCGACACACACGACGACGTACAAGCATATGCTCATGAAAGCTTTGCTCGAATGTACCATCGAATTAAGCGATTCTGGTGTACTAACGTTCAACCAAATTTCGAGGCATGTGACGAAGATGTATTGGAGTTTGATTGTGACGAACGGATTGCGACAAGTGAATCAAATCGGAAAATTGAGCTCGATCGAGAAAACGATGCTCACGTTCCAAGCGACACATGAGATTCCGTCTACATGGAACTTTGACCGCCTGCCTGTTCAGCAGCAACAACAATTGATTCGAAACGTGAACCAGTTCTATAAGAAGTATGTGTACGGCTCGTTCTATGCTTCGTTCGAGGGGACCGTCTATTCATTCAACCGGAAAGAAGAGTGGGTCAAACTCGTGCCTGGTTATATCGTCTTTTTTGAGAAGTATAAGCGGGTGTTGATGAACGTGACGAACTATCAGCTCGCCGTCTTTCTGGAAAAATACAATACTCGTGAAGCGATGGAGCGAATCTTGAACAAAATCGAGTTTGTCTCGGCCCGGCAGTCGCTCAACGAGTTCAAACAGATTTTACTGAGTCACGGCCATCCCATCTGTTTTTATTGTATGAGACCGCTCAAACAGATTCATGTCGACCATTTCATACCGTGGTCTTACATACAGAACGATGTATTATGGAACTTTGTCCTCGCTTGTCCGACTTGTAATACGAGCAAGAACAATCGGATGGCGAAGGTTGATTATCTTTACGCGCTCGTGGAACGAAACGATGATTTGCGAGTAGCAGAGCGGATGGAGACGTACAAAGAGACGAAATTGATTCACCTGTACAACTATGCGGTGCAGAATGGGTTTGAAGCCAATTGGGCACCGAAAACATAA
- a CDS encoding NAD-dependent epimerase/dehydratase family protein, which produces MRKTIVIAGASGYIGSNVMDHLKEEYDIIALSRSTKNKEDEDHITWRSCDLFSYEQTREACEGADYAMFLVHSMIPDGGLTQATFEDMDALIADNFARATKANDIEQIVYLSGIIPKESKTLSRHLKSRLEVERILGGQGVPVTTIRAGLIIGPEGSSFPILAKLVKRLPVMILPNWTKTETHPIDLREAVQALISVVGAEALYDHHIDIGGPEVMTYRKMIEDTADVMGKRRVMIDFPFPTIKLSRLWVMAVTGEPKDTVYPLVESMGHAMVAKDTTGVKQGEIPFKEAVEHALEEAEKQKSGGGKKKKQPQQYTVRSIQRFGLPENKSALWMADTYFEWLGRLAYPLIQTTKEEDDWEIALLRPSFVALHLSLEDEATDDMASFEIDGGLFTKLTEDDKTGRLEFRRLPESDEGLVAIHEFVPALPWWFYTKTQAKAHLIVMWLFGRHVRLLGEDADEGDQVVEAPTN; this is translated from the coding sequence ATGCGGAAAACAATCGTCATCGCGGGCGCGAGCGGCTATATTGGCTCGAACGTGATGGACCATTTAAAAGAAGAATATGACATCATCGCCTTGTCCCGCTCGACGAAAAACAAGGAAGACGAGGACCACATCACGTGGCGGTCGTGCGATTTGTTCTCCTACGAACAGACGCGCGAGGCGTGCGAAGGGGCGGACTACGCTATGTTTCTCGTCCACTCGATGATCCCGGACGGCGGATTGACGCAGGCGACGTTCGAAGACATGGACGCGCTCATCGCCGATAACTTCGCCCGGGCGACAAAAGCAAACGACATCGAACAGATTGTCTACTTGAGCGGGATCATTCCGAAAGAGTCGAAGACGTTGTCACGTCACTTGAAGAGCCGGCTCGAGGTCGAACGGATTCTCGGTGGGCAAGGGGTGCCCGTGACGACGATTCGGGCCGGGCTCATCATCGGTCCGGAAGGTTCGTCGTTCCCGATTCTCGCGAAGCTCGTCAAACGGTTACCGGTCATGATCCTCCCGAACTGGACGAAGACGGAGACGCACCCAATCGATTTGCGCGAAGCCGTCCAGGCGCTCATCTCGGTCGTCGGGGCTGAGGCGCTGTACGACCACCATATCGATATCGGCGGACCCGAAGTGATGACGTATCGCAAGATGATTGAAGATACGGCTGACGTCATGGGCAAACGTCGCGTCATGATCGATTTCCCGTTCCCGACGATCAAGCTGTCCCGCCTTTGGGTCATGGCCGTGACGGGCGAACCGAAAGACACCGTCTATCCGCTCGTCGAGAGCATGGGTCACGCCATGGTCGCGAAAGACACGACCGGCGTCAAACAAGGGGAGATCCCGTTCAAAGAAGCGGTCGAGCACGCGCTCGAAGAAGCGGAAAAACAGAAGTCGGGTGGCGGCAAAAAGAAAAAGCAGCCGCAGCAATATACCGTCCGCTCGATTCAACGGTTCGGTCTGCCCGAGAACAAGTCGGCGCTTTGGATGGCTGACACGTACTTCGAGTGGCTCGGCCGGCTCGCCTATCCGCTCATCCAGACGACGAAAGAAGAGGACGACTGGGAGATCGCGCTCCTAAGACCGTCATTCGTCGCGCTCCATCTGTCACTCGAAGACGAGGCAACGGACGACATGGCCTCATTCGAGATTGATGGCGGACTGTTCACGAAGCTGACCGAGGACGACAAGACGGGCCGACTCGAGTTCAGACGGCTCCCGGAGTCGGACGAAGGGCTCGTCGCCATCCATGAATTCGTACCGGCGCTGCCGTGGTGGTTCTACACGAAGACGCAGGCGAAAGCCCACCTCATCGTCATGTGGCTGTTCGGCCGTCACGTCCGTCTGCTCGGGGAAGACGCGGACGAGGGCGATCAAGTCGTCGAGGCACCGACGAATTAA
- a CDS encoding SulP family inorganic anion transporter — MTSRQGWQKDISAGITVGVVAVPLAMAFAIASGVGPVYGLYTAIIAGILVSLFGGSTFQIAGPTGAFIPIVSGVMLAHGYEGLLVTTFLAGLLLFLMSVLRVGRLIRFMPRAVTIGFTAGIAVVIFVDQLDELFGITFEKAPHFHENFLKLVTSLPEASLSPIMIAAIGFLTLWLVPKLPVKLPLLLMAMLVPTFVSLVIPGEVATIGSAYGGIPSGLPEFNWLAIDLDLIGTLLPSAFAIAFLGALESLLSGAVADGMAGTKMNPDKELFGQGLANVVVPFFGGIPATGAIARTATNIQAGAVSRRSGVIHGLTVLLAVLVLAPLASYVPLAALAPILMRVAWNMSERHHVFEMLRHRSAESLVLLITLGLTVFVDLVVAVEVGVICALALFAKRMADTIDVREQTERYVTRDGQVVFSVEGPLFFGAIEMFEHVLHHIHDEPDVFIFNFHRCPVIDVTAVEEVRRVVRELKAADRRVVFAHLSAPVRQTLTHYGVLDHVDTFETTQEAIDAS, encoded by the coding sequence ATGACATCACGCCAAGGATGGCAAAAAGACATCTCGGCCGGGATCACCGTCGGGGTCGTCGCCGTCCCGCTCGCGATGGCGTTCGCGATCGCCTCGGGCGTCGGACCAGTGTACGGGCTGTACACGGCCATCATCGCCGGCATCCTCGTCAGCCTGTTCGGCGGCTCAACGTTTCAAATCGCGGGACCGACCGGTGCGTTCATCCCGATTGTCTCCGGGGTCATGCTCGCGCACGGCTACGAAGGGCTGCTCGTGACGACGTTCCTCGCCGGGCTGCTCTTGTTCCTCATGAGCGTGCTTCGTGTCGGACGGCTCATCCGCTTCATGCCACGCGCCGTCACGATCGGCTTCACGGCCGGGATCGCCGTCGTCATCTTCGTCGACCAACTCGATGAACTGTTCGGCATCACGTTCGAGAAAGCGCCACACTTCCACGAGAACTTCCTCAAACTCGTGACGTCGCTCCCTGAAGCGAGCCTATCGCCTATCATGATCGCCGCCATCGGTTTCTTGACGCTATGGCTCGTGCCGAAACTGCCCGTGAAATTGCCGCTTCTATTGATGGCGATGCTCGTGCCGACGTTCGTCAGTCTCGTCATACCAGGGGAAGTCGCGACGATCGGCAGCGCCTACGGCGGTATCCCGAGCGGATTGCCTGAGTTCAACTGGCTCGCGATCGACCTCGATCTGATTGGGACGCTGTTGCCGTCGGCGTTCGCGATCGCCTTCCTCGGGGCGCTCGAGTCGCTGTTGTCGGGTGCGGTCGCGGACGGGATGGCCGGTACGAAGATGAACCCGGACAAGGAACTGTTCGGGCAAGGGCTCGCCAACGTCGTCGTCCCATTCTTCGGCGGCATCCCGGCGACGGGCGCCATCGCCCGGACGGCGACGAACATTCAAGCCGGTGCCGTCAGCCGCCGCTCCGGTGTCATTCACGGGTTGACAGTGCTTCTCGCCGTGCTCGTATTGGCACCGCTCGCGAGCTACGTCCCGCTCGCCGCGCTCGCGCCGATCTTGATGCGCGTCGCTTGGAACATGTCGGAGCGGCACCACGTCTTCGAGATGCTGCGGCATCGGTCGGCCGAGTCGCTCGTCCTCCTCATCACACTCGGTCTGACCGTGTTCGTCGACCTCGTCGTCGCCGTCGAGGTCGGGGTCATCTGTGCGCTCGCCTTGTTCGCGAAACGGATGGCCGATACGATCGACGTCCGTGAACAGACGGAACGGTACGTGACGCGCGACGGACAAGTCGTCTTCAGCGTCGAGGGACCGCTCTTCTTCGGGGCGATCGAGATGTTCGAGCACGTCCTGCATCATATCCATGACGAGCCCGACGTGTTCATCTTTAACTTCCACCGCTGCCCGGTCATCGATGTGACGGCTGTCGAAGAGGTTCGACGCGTCGTCAGGGAACTGAAAGCGGCCGACCGCCGTGTCGTCTTCGCCCATTTGTCGGCACCCGTGCGGCAGACGCTCACGCATTACGGCGTGCTCGACCACGTCGACACGTTCGAGACGACGCAAGAAGCGATCGACGCGTCTTAA
- a CDS encoding YolD-like family protein: MSKTRYKDRGELKWIPFLMPEHVALLKRYYAQIQKIELPDLDEQLLYLWQTELERAIREGDAVDVTLFEDGATRSLRGYVHAIYYAEREVELFDGAVQRIPFANILSVR; this comes from the coding sequence ATGAGCAAGACCCGTTACAAAGACCGCGGCGAACTGAAATGGATCCCGTTTCTCATGCCCGAGCATGTGGCGCTGTTGAAGCGCTACTACGCCCAAATCCAAAAGATCGAGCTGCCCGATTTAGATGAGCAGCTCCTCTATCTATGGCAGACCGAGCTCGAACGTGCCATCCGGGAAGGCGACGCCGTCGACGTCACGCTGTTCGAGGACGGTGCGACGCGCTCTTTGCGTGGCTACGTCCACGCCATCTATTACGCCGAGCGCGAAGTCGAGCTGTTCGACGGGGCGGTGCAACGCATCCCGTTCGCGAACATCTTGTCTGTCCGTTAA
- a CDS encoding Y-family DNA polymerase, translating into MRRRIFCIDSVSFYASCECAARNLNPYKTKFVVLSNLEDHGALVLAATPPMKRLGIKTGARRFHIDRLPWQDRKHVLYAEARMSHYLNVSVQIVHILHQFAPPEAIRVYSIDETLVDLSGTERLFGNDEHVARLIRSTVFRYTGIPVTIGIGPNNVLAKLVLDLHGKKTGVARCLLHDVEKLIHPAPIEKMWGVGAKMAVHLQRLGIFTIGDLAHYPLDVLHEKFGVIGAELWHHAWGIDESPTILPPSSLFGAKRQRPRTIGHGITLMKDYTTYASIRLVLQAIAVEVGMRTRQAGLVGGSVHLGVRYTRTSERRGFSKQKKLDRFTADEQDFLPVLLALFLDGWDETEAVRYVSVALGKLEPRIDHVQLSFFEDEWAKARRYDFLDLVDQLNVRFGRGTIRPASSLLKDSPLRTRQRLIGGHKQGGDPS; encoded by the coding sequence ATGCGACGTCGGATTTTTTGTATCGACAGCGTCTCCTTCTATGCGAGCTGCGAATGCGCCGCTCGCAACCTAAATCCGTACAAGACGAAGTTCGTCGTGCTGTCGAACCTAGAGGACCACGGCGCGCTCGTCCTCGCCGCGACGCCACCGATGAAACGGCTCGGCATCAAGACCGGGGCGAGACGGTTCCACATCGACCGCTTGCCGTGGCAGGACCGAAAGCACGTCCTCTACGCCGAGGCACGGATGAGCCACTATTTGAACGTGTCCGTGCAAATCGTCCATATCCTGCACCAGTTCGCACCGCCCGAGGCGATCCGCGTCTACTCGATCGACGAGACGCTCGTCGACTTGTCCGGCACCGAGCGGCTGTTCGGGAACGACGAGCACGTCGCCCGCCTCATCCGTTCGACCGTCTTCCGCTACACCGGCATCCCGGTCACGATCGGCATCGGTCCGAACAACGTCCTCGCCAAGCTCGTCCTCGATTTGCATGGGAAGAAGACCGGTGTCGCCCGCTGCCTCCTCCACGATGTCGAGAAGCTGATCCATCCGGCACCGATCGAGAAGATGTGGGGCGTCGGCGCGAAGATGGCCGTGCATCTGCAGCGACTCGGCATTTTCACGATCGGCGACCTCGCTCACTATCCGCTCGACGTGTTGCACGAGAAGTTCGGCGTCATCGGCGCCGAGCTGTGGCATCACGCCTGGGGGATCGACGAGTCACCGACGATCCTGCCCCCGAGTTCGTTGTTCGGGGCGAAGCGGCAACGCCCGCGTACGATCGGGCACGGCATCACGCTCATGAAAGATTACACGACGTACGCCTCGATCCGGCTCGTCTTGCAGGCGATCGCCGTCGAGGTCGGGATGCGCACCCGGCAAGCCGGACTCGTCGGCGGGAGTGTCCATCTCGGCGTGCGCTATACGCGGACGAGCGAACGGCGCGGCTTCAGTAAACAAAAAAAGCTCGACCGCTTCACGGCGGACGAGCAGGATTTCTTGCCGGTCTTGTTGGCGCTCTTCCTCGACGGATGGGACGAGACCGAGGCCGTCCGTTACGTCTCGGTCGCCCTCGGCAAGCTCGAGCCACGGATCGACCATGTCCAACTGTCGTTCTTCGAGGACGAATGGGCGAAAGCGCGGCGGTACGACTTTCTCGACCTCGTCGATCAATTGAACGTCCGCTTCGGCCGCGGGACGATCCGGCCGGCGTCGAGCCTATTGAAAGACAGTCCGCTCCGCACCCGGCAGCGGTTGATCGGCGGACATAAACAAGGAGGCGATCCATCATGA